The sequence GTTAATGTATGTAGTATTACATTCTAATTTAtagaaaaacatattttaatatttatgatcatattattatattatccaAAATATAGAGTGTATTTTAGCTACAAGTGAGTCTCTTTTCATTGCATTCAAGGCatagaaaataaaatgaaatcatattcaaatcagaggCATGCAAAGCATTTAATGTACCTTGATCTTCATTTGACTTAGCTCATTGATCAAACTTCTGGTTGCATTTCCTCTAGACAAACGAAATACAAccaaaccaaaattcaaaagaGATTGAAAGTTTGCATGCTTTGTTCTTAATTAGATCCTCCAAAAACATGTCTTTTAACTTAAATCAAGCACGAAAAATAATAACGTCCCATGTGAGGTTGATCCTGTTAGATACTTCAAACACGCATACATCGCCTACTTTAAGATCATTGTCTCCAGCAAATTCTCTCCATCCACTAGTGAGTGAAGCTCGCTTTTTTCCACAAATGTACCTTACGGGCCATGTCTTCCCTTCAGAAACAAGGAGGATCGAGCTAGTTACCTTAACAGGCAAGATCGCTTTGGAAAAGACTGGTGGTATATGCTGCaacgaaaataaatttaaaaagggACTTTAATTCATGTGCTTAAACTAAGATTTTCATGAAAAGTAGCAGCAATGATCGTAAtagtaataacaataataataactacTTAATAAGATATATATCTATCGATGAGTTACCAAAGCCGAACGTTGATTGCTGACATAAGATGGATGCATCACAACAATGGAGAACAGGTTTTTAATTGGCTTCTTAGACATGAAAATGGATGCCCTCGTATAGGCTTCGAATATGTTGTTACCATCCCTTGCCCGCTGTTGCACTTGCTTCAATTCTGTGCCCCCACTGTGTTCATCTGCCggaaacaaaaacatttaatgCACAAAAATAGACAGAAGATATTATAACATTGCAACTCACATTTTAGCCGAAAATCCACTAATATCATGTTTCAATAAAGTTTAACCCCAAGAGTCAATATGTGATGGCAAATCTCAGTTGTATATCCCTTCGATACGTTGACATGATATTTCACAACACATCTAACACAAGTGTCTGATGATTCACACATTTCTAATGAACATTCAAGGTCGAATCACCCGATGTATTACTCGAATGCGAACCCAACTTACCAATATCATCAACATCTTGATTTTCTCTTCCCATGCTCTTCCCTGCCAAAATTTCTTTCAAGAACACAAGAGAATCATCAGAGTCTGATTCAACTCCCTCAGTTATAGCTACTAATTGGTTCTTACCAGCGTTTCTCTCAAGGGAATCATAATAGGAATACTGTATCTCTGTAGCAGTGGTGTCGAATATGTGAACCTCAAAATGTTCTTTCCCAACATATTTGAATAACAAGAGGTGCCCCAACTGGATTGAATAATACTCTTCGAACAGTCGCCAACCTCGGTGCAGCCAAGCTTCATGATTGGAGTGAATTTGCAGTTCTACTTTCCACAACAAACCATTCGGAACCTTGAGAGAGACACAGTCTGGCAGATTGTGCCCGTATTTTCGAGTGAATTCAGGAGGAAGTCTCTGTGAACAAATATCAAGAATGCAAATTTATCAGATAGTTGCCTGAGACACCATTTTAATTTAGAGAAAATAAACATAGCCCATAAAACCGATGTTCAGTTTTCCAACCTGTAAACTTTCTCTAATTGTCAAGTAGTGATTATCACCCTACATGCTTTCATCTCAGATCACAAAATCTTTTCTTTTATactaattataaattttcatttgACCATCCCCTATAGAGAAATATAAACTTTTCAAGTTAAATTTCACAACAT comes from Primulina huaijiensis isolate GDHJ02 chromosome 2, ASM1229523v2, whole genome shotgun sequence and encodes:
- the LOC140960433 gene encoding B3 domain-containing transcription factor VRN1-like isoform X1 gives rise to the protein MAKDYSTEKGDGSGSNGCGIYGAKVPKFFKIVSNPGEHRLRLPPEFTRKYGHNLPDCVSLKVPNGLLWKVELQIHSNHEAWLHRGWRLFEEYYSIQLGHLLLFKYVGKEHFEVHIFDTTATEIQYSYYDSLERNAGKNQLVAITEGVESDSDDSLVFLKEILAGKSMGRENQDVDDIDEHSGGTELKQVQQRARDGNNIFEAYTRASIFMSKKPIKNLFSIVVMHPSYVSNQRSALHIPPVFSKAILPVKVTSSILLVSEGKTWPVRYICGKKRASLTSGWREFAGDNDLKVGDVCVFEVSNRINLTWDVIIFRA
- the LOC140960433 gene encoding B3 domain-containing transcription factor VRN1-like isoform X2, translated to MAKDYSTEKGDGSGSNGCGIYGAKVPKFFKIVSNPGEHRLRLPPEFTRKYGHNLPDCVSLKVPNGLLWKVELQIHSNHEAWLHRGWRLFEEYYSIQLGHLLLFKYVGKEHFEVHIFDTTATEIQYSYYDSLERNAEILAGKSMGRENQDVDDIDEHSGGTELKQVQQRARDGNNIFEAYTRASIFMSKKPIKNLFSIVVMHPSYVSNQRSALHIPPVFSKAILPVKVTSSILLVSEGKTWPVRYICGKKRASLTSGWREFAGDNDLKVGDVCVFEVSNRINLTWDVIIFRA